One genomic segment of Vagococcus intermedius includes these proteins:
- the dhaS gene encoding dihydroxyacetone kinase transcriptional activator DhaS: protein MQESLITKKVIAYSLKKIMQHTPFQKVSISQIMEVAEIRRQTFYNHFQDKYELLAWTYQQDISENISDFLDYEEWDKVIFRILDYFYRNQEFYRNALQVSEQNSFDHYFFQHTQELLETIINDLATRQQIEKSHDSLHFGAEFFSHAFVGITKEWLLGGCKSEPLVLAAKTSNLLEQSIDGLLSSP from the coding sequence ATGCAAGAATCATTAATTACAAAAAAAGTGATTGCTTATTCACTCAAAAAAATTATGCAACACACACCCTTTCAAAAAGTTTCAATCAGTCAGATTATGGAAGTTGCCGAAATCAGACGACAAACTTTCTATAATCATTTCCAAGATAAATATGAACTCCTTGCTTGGACTTACCAGCAGGACATTAGTGAAAATATTAGTGACTTCCTAGATTACGAAGAATGGGACAAGGTCATTTTCCGTATTCTGGATTATTTCTATCGCAATCAAGAATTTTATCGCAATGCCTTACAAGTCTCAGAACAAAATTCCTTTGACCATTATTTTTTCCAACATACGCAAGAATTATTGGAAACGATCATTAACGATTTGGCGACTCGACAACAGATTGAAAAGTCACACGATAGCTTACATTTTGGTGCTGAATTTTTTAGCCATGCCTTTGTCGGTATTACCAAGGAATGGTTACTAGGTGGCTGCAAATCCGAACCCCTTGTCTTAGCTGCTAAAACGTCCAATTTATTAGAACAATCCATTGATGGTCTTTTGAGTAGCCCTTAA
- the dhaQ gene encoding DhaKLM operon coactivator DhaQ → MKKIMNKPQDSVTQLLNGIAFAHDDCLKRIPQTGIMLSQHIEPNKVAVISGGGTGHEPAHSGYVGKNMLAASINGPIFTPPEATEIFEAIKQADQGNGVFMIVKNFEADVANFLAASALAKANGHQVAHVIVNDDCSIEKSNFKKRRRGVAGTVFVHKIVGAAAANGLDLASLTSLATEVVASMNTLGVALAPGTVPGSSVPQFSLDVSDISFGIGIHGEAGYRTEPLESSEKLANELVNKLKIHYRCYPGMKMAIMVNGLGSTPLLELYVFANDVRRLLALEEIEVSFKKVGNFMTSTNMSGVSLTFLELKEPSWLAYLKEPVLTYAW, encoded by the coding sequence ATGAAGAAGATAATGAATAAACCTCAAGATAGTGTGACACAATTATTAAATGGGATTGCGTTTGCTCATGATGACTGTTTAAAACGGATTCCTCAGACGGGTATCATGCTTAGTCAGCATATAGAGCCAAACAAAGTGGCAGTCATTAGTGGGGGTGGGACAGGTCATGAACCTGCTCATTCAGGTTATGTAGGAAAAAATATGTTAGCAGCTAGTATTAATGGCCCTATTTTTACGCCTCCAGAAGCAACTGAAATTTTTGAAGCAATTAAACAGGCCGATCAAGGGAACGGGGTCTTTATGATTGTCAAAAATTTTGAGGCCGACGTGGCTAATTTTTTAGCAGCAAGCGCTTTAGCTAAGGCAAATGGTCATCAAGTAGCTCATGTGATTGTCAATGATGACTGCTCGATTGAAAAGAGTAATTTTAAGAAACGTCGTCGTGGTGTAGCAGGCACCGTTTTTGTCCATAAAATCGTGGGAGCAGCAGCGGCTAATGGACTTGATTTAGCTAGCTTAACAAGCTTAGCAACCGAGGTTGTTGCCAGCATGAATACGTTAGGTGTAGCTTTAGCACCAGGGACTGTTCCGGGGTCGTCTGTGCCTCAGTTTTCTTTAGATGTTTCAGATATTTCTTTTGGAATCGGGATTCATGGCGAAGCAGGTTATCGGACAGAGCCTCTTGAATCTTCAGAAAAATTGGCCAATGAATTGGTTAATAAATTAAAAATCCATTATCGTTGTTATCCAGGTATGAAGATGGCGATTATGGTCAATGGGTTAGGGAGTACCCCTCTATTGGAGTTGTATGTTTTTGCTAATGACGTTCGTCGCTTATTAGCTTTGGAAGAGATTGAGGTTAGTTTTAAAAAAGTCGGTAATTTTATGACCTCAACTAATATGTCAGGTGTTTCTTTAACTTTCTTAGAATTAAAAGAACCAAGCTGGTTGGCTTACTTGAAAGAGCCGGTGCTAACTTACGCTTGGTAA
- a CDS encoding glycerol dehydrogenase — protein MRKAFICPTKYVQGENELLNLGYFVKTFGESALLIAHKDDIARVQTQLDETAEKFGVKFVTSDFNGECSRQEIARLQEVAKENQTDCIIGLGGGKAIDTSKCVAEGEHLIIVPTIAATDAPTSHSAVMYTPEGEFDDYAYFKQSPSVVMVDTTIIANAPTRFLVAGMGDALSTMFEARATANSYSNVNAGLPCGVLTGEAKPAKNTIAAYTMAKVCYETLLENGYNAKIACDNNLVTPALENIVETNILLSGLGFESSGLAAIHAIHDGLTALEGTHHFFHGEKVAFSTICQLVLENAETDELYEVLDFCLSVGLPVCLADIGVDSITFAEALEVAEKACIPEESIHSMPFPIEVEAVAAAIMAADKIGSDYKKAQLA, from the coding sequence ATGAGAAAAGCGTTTATTTGTCCAACAAAATATGTTCAAGGTGAAAATGAATTATTAAACTTAGGTTATTTTGTTAAAACATTCGGGGAATCAGCTCTATTGATTGCTCATAAAGATGATATTGCGCGTGTTCAAACGCAATTAGATGAAACAGCTGAAAAATTTGGGGTTAAATTTGTAACAAGTGACTTTAATGGGGAATGTTCACGTCAAGAGATCGCTCGTCTACAAGAAGTGGCTAAAGAAAATCAAACAGACTGTATTATCGGTCTAGGTGGTGGTAAAGCCATTGATACGTCAAAATGTGTGGCTGAAGGCGAACACCTAATCATCGTACCAACGATTGCAGCAACAGATGCGCCAACAAGTCATTCTGCTGTTATGTACACACCAGAAGGTGAGTTTGATGATTATGCTTACTTCAAACAAAGCCCAAGTGTGGTAATGGTTGATACAACTATTATTGCTAATGCGCCAACTCGTTTCTTAGTTGCTGGGATGGGTGATGCTTTGTCAACAATGTTCGAAGCACGTGCAACGGCTAATTCATACTCAAACGTCAATGCTGGCTTACCATGTGGTGTCTTAACAGGAGAAGCAAAACCAGCTAAAAATACAATTGCTGCTTACACAATGGCAAAAGTTTGTTATGAAACATTACTAGAAAATGGTTATAATGCTAAAATTGCTTGTGACAATAATTTAGTAACACCAGCCTTAGAAAATATCGTAGAAACTAATATTTTATTATCAGGTTTAGGATTTGAAAGTAGTGGTCTTGCTGCGATTCATGCCATCCATGATGGTCTAACTGCTTTAGAAGGCACACATCACTTCTTCCACGGTGAAAAAGTAGCCTTCAGTACAATTTGTCAATTAGTCTTAGAAAATGCTGAAACTGACGAATTGTATGAAGTATTAGATTTCTGTTTATCAGTTGGCTTACCAGTTTGTCTAGCTGACATTGGGGTAGACTCAATTACCTTTGCTGAAGCGCTAGAAGTTGCTGAAAAAGCATGTATCCCTGAAGAATCAATCCACTCAATGCCATTCCCAATCGAAGTTGAGGCTGTTGCAGCGGCTATTATGGCAGCTGACAAGATCGGTAGCGACTACAAAAAAGCACAATTAGCTTAA
- the dhaM gene encoding dihydroxyacetone kinase phosphoryl donor subunit DhaM — protein sequence MSKLGVVMVSHVPELVFGINRLLQEVAPDVSITFAGGTEEEGVGTSFEKILEAFEANDGDKLLAFYDLGSAKMNLEMAMEMSDKEVVLYDTAFVESSYTAAALLQAGASFEAIDEQLQPLKVK from the coding sequence ATGAGTAAATTAGGTGTCGTAATGGTCTCACACGTTCCAGAATTAGTCTTTGGGATTAATCGTTTATTACAAGAAGTTGCCCCAGATGTGTCAATTACTTTTGCTGGTGGGACTGAAGAAGAAGGTGTCGGAACAAGTTTTGAAAAGATTCTTGAAGCCTTTGAAGCCAATGATGGGGATAAATTACTAGCTTTCTATGATTTGGGTAGTGCTAAGATGAACCTTGAAATGGCAATGGAAATGTCAGACAAAGAAGTAGTCTTATATGACACAGCTTTTGTTGAAAGTAGCTATACAGCGGCAGCTTTATTACAGGCTGGTGCTAGTTTTGAAGCGATTGATGAACAGCTACAACCGCTAAAAGTTAAATAA
- the dhaL gene encoding dihydroxyacetone kinase subunit DhaL — MDVTKIKQWLELFTVKVNAEKAYLSDLDGAIGDGDHGMNMARGTTAMQEALLEKNPETAADIFKVAGMTLVSKVGGASGPLYGSAFISMAKAATSSEDMAEILAAGLEGIQKRGKAEVGEKTMVDTWAPSIEALKNDELTADKITEIVNATKDIKATKGRASYLGDRSIGHLDPGAVSSGYLFATLLEAEVV; from the coding sequence ATGGATGTTACAAAAATCAAACAATGGTTAGAATTATTTACTGTGAAAGTTAATGCAGAAAAAGCTTACTTAAGCGACTTAGATGGGGCAATTGGTGATGGCGACCATGGCATGAATATGGCTCGTGGCACGACAGCGATGCAAGAAGCTCTATTAGAAAAAAATCCTGAAACAGCCGCTGATATTTTCAAAGTAGCTGGTATGACATTAGTCAGTAAAGTAGGCGGTGCCTCAGGTCCCTTATACGGTTCAGCATTCATCAGCATGGCTAAGGCCGCAACTTCTTCAGAAGATATGGCAGAGATTTTAGCTGCTGGTTTAGAAGGCATTCAAAAACGTGGGAAAGCTGAAGTCGGCGAAAAAACAATGGTCGATACTTGGGCGCCAAGTATTGAAGCCTTGAAAAATGATGAATTGACAGCTGATAAAATCACAGAAATTGTCAATGCGACAAAAGATATTAAAGCGACAAAAGGCCGTGCTTCATATTTAGGTGATCGTTCAATTGGTCATTTAGATCCCGGTGCTGTCTCAAGTGGTTACTTATTTGCAACATTATTAGAAGCAGAGGTGGTATAA
- the dhaK gene encoding dihydroxyacetone kinase subunit DhaK, producing the protein MKKIINQPENVVTEMIDGLVYAYGDLVTRIDESGIVISKNLEAGKVSLVSGGGSGHEPAHAGFVGKGMLAAAVCGPVFTSPTPDQILTAIQEADQGAGVLLVIKNYSGDVMNFEMAKDLAEMEDIQVETIIVDDDIAVEDSTYTAGKRGVAGTVLVHKILGAAADNGATLAEVKELADKIVPNIKTLGVALTGATVPEVGHAGFTLAEDELEFGVGIHGEPGYRKTKVAESHVLAEEIVGKLKEQFNWSKGDNYGLLVNGLGATPLMEQFVFANDVRQLLEKEGLTITFKKVGDYMTAIDMAGLSLTMIHLEDDAWLTNLNQEVNTIAW; encoded by the coding sequence ATGAAAAAAATTATTAATCAACCAGAAAATGTCGTAACAGAAATGATTGACGGTCTAGTTTATGCTTATGGAGACTTAGTTACAAGAATTGATGAAAGCGGTATCGTTATTAGTAAGAACTTAGAAGCCGGTAAAGTATCACTTGTTAGTGGTGGTGGAAGTGGTCATGAACCAGCTCATGCGGGTTTTGTTGGAAAAGGGATGTTGGCAGCAGCGGTTTGTGGTCCAGTCTTTACTTCTCCAACTCCAGATCAAATCTTAACAGCGATTCAAGAAGCTGATCAAGGGGCTGGCGTGCTCTTAGTAATTAAAAATTACTCAGGTGACGTCATGAACTTTGAAATGGCAAAAGATTTAGCAGAGATGGAAGATATTCAAGTTGAAACAATTATTGTCGATGATGATATTGCAGTTGAAGATAGTACATATACAGCGGGTAAACGCGGTGTTGCCGGGACAGTCTTAGTACATAAAATCTTAGGTGCAGCGGCTGATAATGGTGCAACCTTAGCTGAGGTTAAAGAATTAGCTGATAAAATTGTACCGAACATCAAAACATTAGGCGTTGCTTTGACAGGCGCAACTGTTCCAGAAGTGGGTCATGCTGGTTTTACTTTAGCTGAAGACGAATTAGAATTTGGTGTAGGGATCCATGGTGAACCTGGTTATCGTAAAACAAAAGTGGCGGAAAGTCATGTCTTAGCTGAAGAAATCGTTGGGAAGTTAAAAGAACAATTTAACTGGTCAAAAGGTGATAACTACGGCTTACTAGTTAATGGCTTAGGGGCAACACCATTAATGGAACAATTTGTTTTCGCTAATGACGTGCGTCAGTTATTAGAAAAAGAGGGCTTAACTATTACCTTCAAAAAAGTGGGCGACTATATGACAGCGATCGATATGGCTGGTTTGTCATTAACGATGATTCATTTAGAAGACGACGCGTGGTTAACAAACTTAAATCAAGAAGTAAATACAATTGCTTGGTAG
- a CDS encoding QueT transporter family protein yields MINKQETSAISKELGQESLLTTRNLSKMAMIIALYVVLTLLISPLSYGMIQIRLAEMFNFLAIYHRRYIGAVTLGVALANLSSPLGMVDVIVGSVSTFIVLTIIYFVSQKLTTDRQKLLCVPIICSLSMFTVAGELHLLLAAPFWLSWVTIGVGEFISLTIGLVIIWLMSRMTDMTRIKKMLQ; encoded by the coding sequence ATGATAAATAAACAAGAAACCTCAGCAATTAGTAAAGAACTAGGTCAGGAGTCACTTCTGACGACACGTAATTTAAGCAAGATGGCGATGATTATTGCCTTATATGTGGTCCTAACCTTATTGATTAGCCCGCTAAGCTATGGCATGATCCAGATTCGTCTTGCCGAAATGTTTAACTTTCTAGCAATCTATCACCGTCGCTATATTGGGGCGGTGACCTTAGGAGTAGCCTTAGCTAATTTAAGCTCACCACTAGGTATGGTGGACGTTATTGTTGGGAGTGTTTCAACCTTTATCGTCCTAACAATTATTTATTTTGTTAGTCAGAAGTTAACAACTGACCGTCAAAAACTACTTTGCGTGCCGATTATTTGTAGTTTATCAATGTTTACTGTTGCAGGAGAGTTACACTTACTGCTAGCTGCCCCATTTTGGTTATCTTGGGTGACAATCGGCGTAGGTGAGTTTATATCGTTAACGATCGGGTTAGTAATAATTTGGTTAATGTCACGTATGACCGATATGACTCGCATCAAAAAAATGTTACAATAG
- a CDS encoding 3-oxoacyl-ACP reductase, translating into MMIPTTLEEQVVLLTGVASGIGQAQCEAFLSAGARVVGVDLQKLDPACPFKDHPKFHFMQGDVSQSLTAKNATRLTLEKYGRIDILVNTAGILDGFSPTLETSEAQWDLVMGTNLKGTYLFTNEVLPHMLAQKKGTVVNMSSIAGLVAGGGGAAYTASKHAIVGYTKQLDLDYAKQGIRANAIAPGAIRTPMNKADFEGEAEMAKWVASETPAGRWAEPEEVANLTLYLASDLADYIHGTVIPIDGGWLEK; encoded by the coding sequence ATGATGATACCAACAACGTTAGAAGAACAAGTTGTCCTGTTAACTGGTGTGGCATCGGGGATTGGTCAGGCTCAGTGCGAAGCTTTTCTTTCAGCAGGTGCTAGGGTAGTGGGAGTTGATTTACAGAAATTAGACCCAGCTTGTCCCTTTAAAGACCATCCTAAATTTCACTTTATGCAAGGTGATGTGAGTCAAAGTCTGACAGCCAAAAATGCGACGAGACTTACGTTAGAAAAATACGGTCGAATTGATATTTTAGTGAATACAGCTGGGATTCTAGACGGATTTTCCCCAACTCTTGAAACATCAGAGGCTCAGTGGGACTTAGTGATGGGAACCAATCTTAAGGGGACATATCTTTTTACTAATGAAGTATTGCCACATATGCTCGCTCAAAAAAAAGGCACGGTTGTCAATATGTCCTCCATTGCAGGCTTAGTGGCAGGAGGCGGTGGAGCAGCGTATACTGCTTCCAAACATGCCATTGTAGGGTACACGAAACAACTTGATTTAGATTATGCTAAGCAAGGGATTCGTGCTAATGCGATTGCACCTGGGGCGATTCGAACCCCTATGAACAAGGCTGATTTTGAAGGAGAAGCTGAAATGGCCAAATGGGTCGCAAGTGAGACCCCAGCTGGACGGTGGGCAGAACCTGAGGAAGTAGCCAATTTGACGTTATACTTAGCAAGTGATCTAGCAGATTATATTCATGGGACGGTGATTCCAATTGATGGTGGCTGGCTTGAAAAGTAA
- a CDS encoding DUF2829 domain-containing protein, which produces MSFEEILPRLKKGGKIIRKGWSGVEEYVILVNEGIYESKVVTPHFLIKTSDEGYSMFSPTVCDILATDWEIVE; this is translated from the coding sequence ATGAGTTTTGAAGAAATTTTACCTCGTTTAAAAAAAGGGGGAAAAATCATCCGCAAAGGTTGGAGTGGTGTGGAGGAATACGTTATTTTAGTTAATGAAGGCATCTATGAGTCAAAGGTTGTTACCCCTCATTTTTTAATTAAGACAAGTGATGAAGGTTATTCAATGTTTTCCCCAACAGTCTGCGACATTCTCGCGACTGATTGGGAAATCGTAGAGTAA
- a CDS encoding PTS sugar transporter subunit IIC, translating into MNRLMTILERYFLPVANRIGKQRHLMAIRNGLIATLPLTIIGSVFVIFLNIPIDGYEELISGFRPILDVPFRFTVGVMALYAAFSIGHFLGESYKVDPLTSGLLSVLGFLISTIVPIQIIDEGQQIISTGRYLAVGDLSSTSLFGAIITTIITVEIYRILVQKNITIKMPSSVPPAVSKSFAALIPTLVIVLLFWGIKYGLNFDINGVVTTLVSPLKNLLVGNNLFGGILTVLLIQLFWSFGIHGEAVLGPIIRPMWDAAILENIEAFQASGNAHDLPNLFSEQFLQWFVQIGGSGTTLALAILFLTSKIPSIKQMGKLTIVPGIFNINEPIVFGTPIVMNPILVIPFIFCPVILTIISYIATISGFVPMMMAKLPFTMVGPIGALMSTNWSVGAMVLAIINFGLAILIYYPFFKLFEREQYKSQQEV; encoded by the coding sequence ATGAATAGATTAATGACTATACTAGAAAGATATTTTTTACCAGTAGCAAATAGGATTGGTAAGCAAAGGCACTTGATGGCTATACGAAATGGCTTAATTGCAACGTTACCATTAACAATTATTGGTTCTGTTTTTGTTATTTTTTTAAACATACCGATAGATGGGTATGAGGAATTAATTAGTGGATTTCGGCCGATTTTAGATGTTCCTTTTAGATTTACAGTCGGCGTGATGGCATTATATGCAGCATTTAGTATCGGTCACTTTTTAGGTGAAAGTTATAAGGTAGATCCGTTAACTTCGGGTTTGTTATCCGTTCTTGGGTTTTTAATCAGTACAATTGTACCAATTCAAATTATAGATGAAGGGCAACAAATTATCTCGACAGGGAGGTATTTAGCAGTAGGGGACTTAAGTTCGACTTCTTTGTTTGGTGCTATTATCACAACTATTATAACCGTTGAAATTTATCGAATTCTTGTCCAAAAAAATATAACGATTAAAATGCCAAGTAGTGTACCACCGGCAGTGTCTAAATCATTTGCTGCTTTGATTCCCACATTAGTTATTGTATTATTATTTTGGGGAATTAAGTATGGATTAAACTTTGATATTAATGGCGTTGTGACAACTTTAGTTAGTCCGCTGAAAAATCTACTGGTAGGAAATAACTTATTTGGTGGTATTTTAACAGTCTTATTAATTCAATTATTTTGGTCTTTTGGAATTCATGGAGAAGCTGTTTTAGGACCAATTATTCGCCCGATGTGGGATGCTGCTATTTTAGAAAATATTGAGGCTTTTCAAGCTAGTGGTAATGCTCATGATTTACCAAATTTATTTTCTGAACAGTTTCTACAATGGTTTGTTCAAATCGGAGGCTCAGGTACAACTTTAGCTCTAGCCATATTATTTTTAACATCTAAAATTCCATCTATCAAACAGATGGGGAAATTAACAATTGTTCCAGGTATTTTTAATATTAATGAACCGATTGTTTTTGGAACGCCCATTGTTATGAATCCGATTTTAGTGATTCCATTTATTTTTTGTCCTGTGATTCTAACTATTATTTCATATATTGCCACAATTAGTGGTTTTGTTCCAATGATGATGGCTAAATTACCATTTACAATGGTTGGTCCCATCGGGGCGTTAATGAGTACAAATTGGAGTGTAGGGGCGATGGTTTTAGCAATTATAAACTTTGGATTGGCTATTTTAATTTACTACCCATTCTTTAAATTATTTGAGCGTGAACAATACAAGAGTCAACAAGAGGTGTAA
- a CDS encoding 6-phospho-beta-glucosidase, translated as MSKKLKIVTIGGGSSYTPELIEGFINRHKELPISEIWLVDILEGKEKLEIVGAMAKRMVKAAGINCSIHLTLDRKEALKGADFVTTQLRVGLLDARILDERIPLSHGMIGQETNGAGGIFKALRTIPVILDIVADMKALCPEAWLINFTNPAGMVTEAVLQYGDWDKVIGLCNIPVNAVFEEADMLGRKPQELFFKFAGINHLHWHTVVDQKGNDLTKELIDVQFGKESDGRSIVANISNNSYLYKQVENLQMVPCPYHRYYYMTDAMLDEELAGFNKNGTRAEKVKQIETELFELYKDPTLDYKPQQLAERGGARYSDAACEIINAIYNDKRTIMTVSTRNNGTITDLPPESAVEVTCLITGDGPLPFNFGSFQPQIRGLLQLMKAMEELTIKAAITGDRGTLLQAFTANPLITSGNSAELVMEELLAAHKPYLPKFDA; from the coding sequence ATGAGTAAAAAATTAAAAATTGTGACAATTGGTGGTGGCTCTAGCTACACACCAGAACTAATCGAGGGATTTATTAATCGACATAAAGAATTGCCAATTTCAGAAATTTGGCTAGTGGATATCTTAGAAGGCAAAGAAAAATTAGAAATCGTAGGCGCTATGGCAAAGCGTATGGTCAAAGCTGCTGGAATTAATTGTAGTATACACCTAACATTGGATAGAAAAGAGGCACTAAAAGGAGCAGATTTTGTTACAACACAACTACGTGTTGGTTTATTAGATGCTAGAATTTTAGATGAAAGAATCCCTCTAAGTCATGGCATGATTGGACAAGAAACAAATGGCGCTGGCGGTATTTTCAAAGCCCTGAGAACAATCCCTGTTATCTTAGATATTGTGGCAGATATGAAGGCGCTTTGTCCGGAGGCTTGGTTAATTAATTTTACTAATCCTGCTGGGATGGTGACAGAAGCCGTACTACAATATGGCGATTGGGACAAAGTAATTGGGCTATGCAACATCCCTGTCAACGCAGTTTTTGAAGAAGCTGACATGTTAGGGCGCAAACCTCAAGAACTTTTCTTTAAATTTGCTGGTATCAATCATCTACATTGGCATACTGTTGTTGATCAGAAAGGAAATGATTTAACAAAAGAACTAATTGATGTCCAATTTGGTAAAGAATCTGATGGTCGTAGCATTGTTGCTAACATTTCAAATAACTCTTACTTATATAAACAAGTCGAAAACCTACAAATGGTACCTTGTCCATATCATCGTTACTATTACATGACTGATGCTATGCTTGATGAGGAGCTGGCTGGTTTTAATAAAAATGGGACACGAGCTGAAAAGGTCAAACAAATCGAAACAGAATTATTTGAGCTTTATAAAGATCCTACATTAGATTATAAACCACAACAATTAGCAGAACGAGGTGGTGCTCGTTATAGTGATGCAGCTTGTGAAATTATCAATGCTATTTATAATGACAAACGAACTATCATGACTGTTAGTACCCGTAACAATGGTACAATTACAGATTTACCACCTGAATCAGCTGTTGAAGTTACTTGCCTAATAACAGGGGATGGTCCTCTCCCTTTTAACTTTGGCTCATTTCAACCACAAATCCGCGGCCTTCTACAACTAATGAAAGCTATGGAAGAATTAACCATTAAAGCTGCTATCACTGGTGATCGTGGAACACTACTACAGGCATTTACCGCTAATCCTCTTATTACTAGTGGCAACAGCGCTGAACTCGTAATGGAAGAATTATTAGCTGCCCACAAACCATATTTGCCTAAATTTGATGCTTAA
- a CDS encoding MurR/RpiR family transcriptional regulator encodes MLFLNYTPDFNDLEMGIYKYVATNIEKVVLMRIRELAEVTHCSTATILRFCRKFDCEGFSEFKIKLRLYLDENLEKYAKAGQYSVDTMSLTHFITRFPDDFYKEKIEHCLKILDEKELVWFLGYGSSNIVAEYGAMYFSSLVNMSVNISDTLNQPLNHLGQGIGKNTCVIVLSVGGETKNIIQQLNQFLEAKSQVISITNSPDSTIAKLSDVNIPYYIKTEKIGDSDVTSQIPVIYILEYLAKEYRRRKNI; translated from the coding sequence ATGTTATTTTTAAACTATACACCAGACTTTAACGATTTAGAAATGGGTATATATAAATATGTAGCAACTAATATTGAAAAAGTTGTATTAATGCGTATTCGTGAGTTAGCAGAAGTAACCCACTGTAGTACTGCTACTATTTTGCGCTTTTGTCGTAAGTTTGATTGTGAAGGTTTTTCAGAATTCAAGATAAAATTACGTTTATATTTAGATGAAAATCTAGAAAAATATGCTAAAGCGGGTCAGTATAGTGTTGATACGATGTCATTAACTCATTTTATAACGCGCTTTCCAGATGATTTTTATAAAGAAAAAATAGAACATTGTTTAAAAATATTGGATGAAAAAGAGTTAGTCTGGTTTTTAGGGTATGGTTCATCAAATATAGTTGCTGAGTATGGTGCAATGTATTTTTCATCACTTGTGAATATGTCGGTGAATATTTCAGATACATTAAATCAACCATTAAATCACTTAGGTCAAGGTATTGGTAAAAATACATGTGTTATTGTTTTATCTGTAGGTGGTGAAACTAAAAATATTATCCAACAATTGAATCAATTTTTGGAAGCAAAATCTCAAGTTATTTCTATAACTAACAGTCCGGATTCAACGATTGCTAAACTATCTGATGTGAATATTCCTTATTATATTAAAACTGAAAAAATTGGGGATAGTGATGTAACATCGCAAATTCCAGTTATTTATATTTTAGAGTACCTTGCAAAAGAATATCGTCGTAGAAAAAATATATAA
- a CDS encoding cysteine hydrolase family protein, producing MKALISIDYTNDFVATEGALTTGQPGQAIEADLVAITQEFIAQGDYVVFGIDGHDPKDHYHPETSLFPPHNLMGTAGRQLYGRLAELYEENKNLATVYWLDKRHYSAFSGTDLDIRLRERGIKEVHLTGVCTDICVLHTAVDAYNLGYQLVIHRKAVASFDQIGHEWALRHFQTAIGAKIIG from the coding sequence ATGAAAGCATTAATCTCAATTGATTATACGAATGATTTTGTAGCAACAGAAGGAGCTTTAACAACAGGTCAGCCAGGTCAAGCCATCGAGGCAGACTTGGTGGCAATTACGCAAGAGTTTATTGCCCAAGGAGACTATGTAGTGTTTGGAATTGACGGTCACGATCCAAAAGATCATTATCATCCTGAAACAAGCTTATTTCCACCACACAATTTGATGGGGACTGCTGGTCGTCAGTTATATGGTCGTCTAGCTGAGTTGTATGAAGAAAATAAAAACTTAGCAACCGTCTACTGGTTAGATAAGCGTCACTATTCTGCCTTTAGTGGGACGGATTTAGATATACGTTTACGTGAACGAGGGATTAAAGAAGTTCACCTCACAGGTGTTTGTACTGATATTTGTGTCTTACATACAGCCGTTGATGCTTACAATTTAGGCTATCAATTAGTGATTCATCGAAAAGCAGTTGCCAGTTTTGATCAAATCGGGCATGAATGGGCACTACGCCATTTTCAAACTGCGATAGGTGCGAAAATTATTGGATAG